One window of the Populus nigra chromosome 4, ddPopNigr1.1, whole genome shotgun sequence genome contains the following:
- the LOC133692950 gene encoding uncharacterized protein LOC133692950, with amino-acid sequence MEGRYSNGGGGGDDGSRKRITLLDALENSRDRRTLETILSMEKQPGQANRTLLDIIRDEESGSLFGHKDKKSWKAFRDKLRLKRAGSAWTSSVHTPASDIPIPVENRFRNSNINNASSRSLMTRRNSVRFTTVSSVISPELEESDDNSGMGQSSRPQMTRRSSTRFGSAMLQVQSESTHSGDPDVTIHAVEDGPPSRGFRPQISRHNSTRFPVVDSTQSDENDLDPSAREGTTRLGTALAEERLLSAREAVAAQEAAEAAAQEEAAATAAAEHEAEEGAMPMPGSTETQEPVRMSLMDLLEETDRQMGFEGSRYTMGDLEACDGDDDEDEEEEDGGEEGDGVAGIEYTCCVCMVRHKGAAFIPCGHTFCRLCSRELWVQRGNCPLCNGFILEILDIF; translated from the coding sequence ATGGAGGGTAGATACAGCaatggcggcggcggcggcgatGACGGCAGTCGCAAGAGAATAACGCTGTTGGATGCACTTGAAAATAGTAGAGATAGAAGGACCCTTGAGACAATATTAAGCATGGAAAAACAGCCGGGTCAGGCAAATCGGACACTACTGGATATAATCCGAGATGAAGAGAGCGGGTCGTTATTTGGACACAAAGACAAAAAGAGCTGGAAAGCTTTCAGAGACAAGCTCCGTTTGAAGCGTGCCGGTTCTGCTTGGACATCTTCTGTTCATACCCCTGCTTCGGATATCCCCATCCCCGTCGAAAACAGGTTTCGCAATTCTAACATTAATAACGCTTCCTCCAGGTCTTTGATGACACGCCGTAATTCGGTGCGTTTCACCACCGTCTCGTCTGTTATATCGCCTGAGTTGGAGGAATCGGATGATAACTCGGGGATGGGTCAGAGCTCGAGGCCGCAAATGACTCGCCGGAGCTCAACTCGGTTTGGTTCAGCTATGCTGCAGGTTCAGTCTGAGTCAACTCACTCTGGTGACCCGGATGTGACCATTCACGCGGTGGAAGATGGCCCGCCTTCTCGGGGTTTTAGACCGCAAATCTCGCGGCACAATTCGACTCGGTTCCCGGTTGTCGATTCAACCCAGTCGGATGAGAATGATTTAGATCCGTCGGCACGTGAGGGCACGACACGCCTGGGTACTGCATTGGCAGAGGAGAGACTGTTGTCGGCGAGGGAGGCAGTGGCAGCACAGGAGGCTGCAGAAGCAGCTGCACAGGAGGAAGCTGCAGCTACGGCAGCAGCCGAACATGAGGCCGAGGAAGGGGCGATGCCCATGCCCGGGAGTACGGAGACGCAGGAGCCGGTGAGGATGTCATTGATGGATTTGTTAGAGGAGACAGATAGGCAGATGGGGTTTGAGGGGTCTAGATATACAATGGGGGATCTTGAGGCatgtgatggtgatgatgatgaagatgaggaggaggaggacggCGGTGAAGAGGGTGACGGTGTTGCTGGTATAGAGTATACTTGCTGCGTGTGCATGGTTAGGCATAAAGGTGCAGCCTTTATTCCTTGTGGGCATACATTTTGCAGGCTGTGTTCAAGAGAGCTTTGGGTTCAAAGGGGTAATTGCCCTCTATGCAACGGTTTCATCTTGGaaattcttgatatattttga